GAATAAATGGCTTTGAATTACTTTCAAAACTTACAGCTGTTAATTTTCAAGTCATTTTTGTTACGGCGTATAGTGAGTATGCTATTGAAGCTTTTAAAAAATCGGCCATTGATTATGTGTTGAAACCTATAGATAATGACGATTTGGTTATTGCCATCAATAAAGCTCTGGATGTTATTAAATTGAAGAAGGAAAGTGCCAATAATTTAAAATTAGTGAATCTGTTAGAAGAGAATATTTCTAAAAATAATAAAGTCATAATTCCAACCCAAAAGGGGATTTCTTTTATACCACAGGAAGAGGTTCTTCATTTAGAAGGTTATGATGGCTACACCAAAATTCATATTATAAATGGTGTAACCATAACAAGCTCTTACAATTTAGGGAAATTTGAAAAACTATTAAGTGCTAATTTTTTTAAATGTCATAAATCGCATATTATAAATTTAGGAAAAGTACGTCATTTTGAAAATGAAGGCTATCTAGTTTTAGACAATGAGTACCGAGTACCCATATCTAAAACAAACAAAAAAGCCTTTCTAAATTTATTTAATTAGGCTTTAAAGCCGCCTAGATATTGACAATCTTTCAAGTCTTGAACGCTTTTAAACGGGACAACCGTTTTGTTGTACATATAGGTTCTGTCTAATTCTTTAGTAAGCGTTTGGTCGTCTACATTTACAGCTACATCACTCATTTTAAACTGGCATGGATGTTCATATCCTGCAGCGTGTGTAATTTCAATAAATTCCTTTCTAAAGGTTTTAAAATACTGCGCTAATCTTTCAGATTTTAATGTTGGATCAATACCGCTTTGCAGCCATTTATTTTGTGTAGCCACTCCAGCAGGACAACGATTAGTATGGCAAACTTGCGCCTGAATACAACCAATACTCATCATGGCTTCACGGGCAACATTAATACAGTCGGCTCCCATGGCAAATGCCATAGCGGCTTTAGCTGGAAAACCTAACTTTCCACTACCAACAAAAACAATACGTTCTGTCAAGTTTCTATTTTTAAACACTTTATATAAATCACTAAAACCAAAAACCCAAGGTAAGGATACGTGATCTGCAAAACTTGGAGGTGCTGCACCAGTTCCACCTTCGCCACCATCTACCGTTATAAAGTCTGGGCCTTTACCAGTTTTAACCATAATATCGGCCAACTCTTCCCATTGCTCTAATTTTCCAATAGCCGCTTTAATTCCAACAGGTAATCCGGTTGCTTCGGCAATTTGTTCTATAAAAACCATCATTTCCGGAACATTTGAAAAGGCAGAGTGCGTAGGAGGAGATAACACGTCTTTACCTAATGGTACATGTCTTATATCTGATATTTCTTGCGTTATTTTTGCACCTGGTAATACGCCACCTTTTCCAGGTTTAGCACCTTGGGACAGCTTAATTTCAATAGCTTTTACAAATGGATTCTTTTCAACCAAGGCTATTAACTTCTCCATCGAAAACGTACCATCATCACTTCGGACGCCAAAATAACCCGTTCCAAAGTGAAAGACAACATCCCCACCATGCGAATGGTATGGAGACAATCCACCTTCACCAGTGTTATGATAAGCGTCAGCCATTTTTACACCTTTATTCATGGATTCTACAGCCTTGGCTGATAAAGACCCAAAACTCATGGCGCTAACATTAATAACAGAAGCTGGCCTATAAGGTTTTCTTCGGTTGTTATAAAGCCCCATTACTTTGGCACAAGGTAAAAACGTAGGGTCTATAGTATGCGGATGATTTTCTGGAATTTTAAAAGGCATCATGGCATTATTGATAAAAATATGCTGATGTGCATAAATATCTCTATCGGTTCCAAAGCCCTCGTAGTTATTTTGTTTTTTTGCCGAGGCGTAAATCCAGCTCCGCTCAATTCGGTTAAAAGGAAGTTCCTCGCGGTTATTGGCAACTAAATATTGTCTTAATTCTGGTCCAATTTTTTCCAACATATAACGGAAGTGACCCACTATTGGAAAGTTATGGCTAATGGTGTGTCGTCTTTGAAAAAACACATCGCGAATAGCAACTAAAATTAACGCAATAATAATCCACATCCACCAAGATATGTTGCCTAAAAAATCAAGGAAAGCATTCATAGAGTAAAATTTTTACGTAAAGATATTTAAAATTAATCTGAAAAATTAGATATCTTTATAAAATGGGTAAATCTGGAAAAAAGTGGTTAAAAATAGGACTCGGAATAGTTATTGGTTTTTTTATACTGTTGTTTGTTGTACAGTGGTTTGTGCAAAATAAACTAACAAGTTTTCTTGAAAACGAACTTCCTAAAACCATGAGCGTCACGTATTCAGATTTACGTGTGAACATTTTTACGGGTAGCTTGGAAGTCGATGCGCTTAAATTTTCTAGAATAGGCGAGACAACCAATGATACTTTACTAACACTGAAACTAAAACAATTATTGGTGGAAGATGTTGGTTATTGGAACTATATCATGAATAATACCATTCATGTTTCGGATTTAAAATTAGAAAGTCCTCATGTTGTATATAACCACAACCCGAAAGTCCAAAAGTCTGCATATAAATCGAAATCTAACAAACCGTTTAATAAGATCGTGAAGTTGGATGATTTTAATATAGAAAACGGAAGCATTCAAATTCATGATGTGTCAACAGATTCCTTAATGCTACAAGTGAAAAATACTCAATTTTCACTGGAGAATATTCGTTTTGACGAAAAAACGAAACATCAAAAAATCCCAATAACGTATGAAAATTTAAACCTAATTTTTGATAATTTGTTTTTTAAAATGGGTGAATATGATGATTTAAGAACAGGAAAATTTAGTATTCAAAAGGAACAAATTAATTTGCAAGATGTTTCAATAAAAACTAACTATTCCAAAAAAGAATTGTCTCGCGTTATAAAAGTAGAACGCGATCATTATGATGTAACCATAAAATTATTTCAACTAAAGGATTTTAATTATGGTTTTCGTCAGGACTCCATCCTTCAAATTAAAAGTCCGCAGGTGTTAATAACAGAAATTGATGCAGACATATATCGTGATAAATTGGTAGCTGATGATATGAGTATCAAACCACTTTACAGCAAAATGCTGCGAGATTTAAAGTTTGATTTAGCTATTGATGAGGTTATAATTGTGGATACCAAAATTAGTTATTCCGAAAAAGTAAAAGCAGATCGTCAAGCCGGAACGGTTAATTTTAATGATTTTCATGCCACAATAAAAAACGTGAGTAATACGTATGTGTCGCCAACAAAAACAACATTGGATATAAAAACGCAATTTATGGATCATGCGCCATTGCATGCTAATTGGGAGTTTGATGTGAATAATATTCAAGATAGATTTCTATTCCAGGCAGAAATAGATTTATTGAAAGCATCGTATTTAAATACATTTTTACAACCTAATTTAAATGTGCGTTTGGAAGGTGAATTAGAAAAAACCTATCTAACTATTGATGGTAATGACAATCTCTCACAAATTGATTTCAAAACAAAATATCAAAATTTTGATGTGGTTGTACTGCAAGAAGGTGGTAAAGAAAAAAATACGTTTTTATCCGATGTAGTAAACATTTTTGTTTCCAAAAACAGTAATAATCGCGAATCTCAATTTAAAGAAGTTACCAAGCAAGGTATTGAAAGAAACAAAAACCAATCGGTTTTCAATTATATCTGGATTAATACGCGAGCTGGATTACTTAAAGCTATGACGTTTGAATAGAATCCTCAATTTTTCAGATTAAATTGTTTATAATTATTCATAAAACCGACGGCCTAAACGGCTAACATTGGTTATTTTCACACTTTAAAAATTATAGAAGTTTGGAGAAGTATTTAAGCCAGTTAAATGAAGCGCAACTTGCGCCAACATTGCAGAAAGATGGACCGATGATTGTTATTGCAGGAGCTGGTTCTGGCAAAACACGTGTCTTGACGTATCGTATTGCGTACCTCATGAGTCAAGGTGTGGATGCCTTTAATATCCTATCATTAACATTTACTAACAAAGCAGCACGTGAAATGAAAGCGCGTATTGCAACTATTGTTGGTGAAAGTGAAGCAAAAAACCTTTGGATGGGAACTTTCCACTCCGTTTTTGCTAAAATTTTGCGTTTTGAAGCCGATAAATTGGGCTATCCAAGCAATTTCACCATTTATGACACCCAAGATTCTGATAGGTTAATTGCGTCTATAATTAAAGAAATGAATTTGGATAAGGAAATCTATAAAACGAAACAGATTCGTTCCCGAATTTCATCATACAAAAACAGCTTAATAACTGTAAAAGCCTATTTTCAGAATCCAGAATTAATGGAAGCTGATAAAATGGCCAGACGTCCACGATTAGGCGAAATTTATAAAAATTACGTGGATCGCTGTTTTAAAGCAGGTGTTATGGATTTTGATGATTTACTATTAAAAACCAACGAATTGCTTACGCGTTTCCCCGAAGTATTAGCAAAATATCAAGATAAATTCCGCTACATTTTGGTGGATGAGTATCAGGATACCAACCACTCGCAGTATTTAATTGTTCGTGCCTTATCAGATCGTTTTCAGAACATCTGTGTGGTAGGGGATGATGCCCAAAGTATCTATGCCTTCCGAGGCGCTAACATTAATAATATTTTAAACTTCCAAAAGGATTATGAGGATGTGAAGCTCTTTCGTTTGGAGCAGAATTACCGTTCTACAAAAAATATTGTAAATGCCGCGAATTCCATCATTGATAAAAACCAAACCAAGCTTGATAAAATAGTTTGGACGGCCAATGATGAAGGTGCTAAAATAAAAGTCAACCGTTCGTTAACCGATGGTGATGAAGGGCGTTTTGTAGCGAGTTCTATTTTTGAAAATAAAATGCAAAATCAATTGCCAAATAGCGATTTTGCTGTTTTGTATAGAACTAATGCGCAATCCCGTTCTATTGAAGATGCCTTAAGAAAACGAGATATTCCGTATCGTATTTATGGTGGTTTATCATTTTATCAGCGAAAGGAAATTAAGGATGTCCTGTCTTACTTACGTTTAATTATTAACCCAGCTGATGAGGAGGCTTTAAAACGTGTTATTAATTATCCGGCTCGTGGTATTGGGCAAACAACTATGGATAGATTGGTTGTGGCAGCAAATGGGTACGGTAAAACCATTTTTGAAGTCCTTCAAAACATTGATAAAGTAGATGTAAATATCAACTCGGGAGCACGTAATAAATTACGAGATTTTACAACGCTTATTGAGAGTTTTCAGGTTATGAATCAAACCGCCAATGCCTTTGATCTGGCGGAACATGTAACCAAAGCTAGTGGTTTAATTCGTGAATTAAATAAAGATAGCACGCCTGAAGGTGTTGCTAGAATGGAAAATATTGAAGAACTATTAAATGGTATTAAAGATTTTGTTGAAGGGCAAAAAGAAATTGCAGATGCCACGGCGTCATTAGCAGAGTTTTTAGAAGATGTGGCTCTGGCTACCGATTTAGATGCGGATAAAGGCGATGCCGATCACGTAGCTTTAATGACTATTCACTTGGCAAAAGGCTTGGAATTTCCGTATGTATATATAGTTGGTTTGGAGGAAGATTTATTTCCGTCAGCCATGAGTATGGGAACGAGAAGTGAGTTGGAGGAGGAGCGTCGTTTGTTTTATGTTGCTTTAACCCGTGCTGAAAAACAAGCCTATTTAACCTATGCTTTATCCCGTTACCGTTGGGGAAAACTGATTGATTCAGACCCAAGTCGCTTTATTGAAGAAATAGACGAGCAGTATTTAGATATTATAACACCAATTGAAGAACGCCGATTTAACCCGATGCTAGATGCTGATATTTTTGGCGATCCGGAACCCAATAAAGTGCGTTTTAAAAAACCAGTTCAACCTACTTTTAAAAAGAAAGGAGCACCCGTTTCTAAAGTGGTGAAGAAGGAATTGCCGACTTCTAAAAATTTAAAGCCGGTAAGTCAAACCAAAGGGAATACAAATCTATTTGATGGTAAATTAGCCGTAGGAAATATGGTAGAGCATTTGCGTTTTGGTAAAGGCGAAGTTTTAAAAATTGAAGGCGCCGGAGGGGACACAAAAGCGGAAATAAAATTTAACAATGGTGGTGTTAAAAAGTTATTATTACGCTTTGCTAAATTAGAAGTGATTGGATAAAAGTGCTAATCAAAATGTGTTTGCATAAAGGCTTTTAGTTTAATAGTGGAATCTAACAATTCAAGACCAATCCAGCCATGACCTGCATTTGGGTATAGGGTGAATTCATTGGTAACACCTAAATTATCCAACTTCGCATGCATATCGGTTCCTTGTGATACGGGAATTAGTGGGTCCATTCCCCCATAAAACAATATGGTAGGCGGTGCAGAAGCTGTGGCACGATGATATGGGCTTGCTTCTTCTAGAAATTCTATAGAGGCATCAAGACCATAAAGATCTAAAAGCGCTTGTAATTCAGGGTTCGTATTGTTCAAATATGCGGGATCCGCTAAATTGGTAGGTCCAACAATGCTGCAAACCATATCTATATCAGAACCAGTATCAAAGGCATAGCTCCATAATAATGCTAAATGTGCGCCAGCACTTACGCCTACAAACGCAAAATCATTATCAATAACATAAAATTCGCGTTCATTTTTTAAATAATTAATTACAGCTGTAATATCATTAATTTGCATCGGGTATGGCTGATTGTTGGCGTCGGCTAAGCGGTAATTCATGTTTACAATGCCCATGTTTGGAAATTCATTTTTAATGTAATCCCTAAAACCATTCATGTCATTTTTGTCACCTGCGCTCCAACCGCCTCCATGTATCAAAATCATAACATTGGTATCTAATGTTCTATTTGCTGGAAGATAAATATCAAATTTTTGATGAATACTATTTCCGTAAGAAACATTTAATTTTTCGTAATAGGCTGCGGAGTTTAAATTTGAGCCTTGAGAGGTCTCATCATCGGAATCGCATGAAAACACAAGTAAAACTGTTAATGAGCACAATAAGAGCGAATGAATAGTTTTCATAATAAATAGAATTAAGTATCTTGCTTAAGTTAACGATATTTTCCGAATAATAGTATGGCTGAATTTATAAGAATATACGAAGAAAACCCAAATCCGAAAGAGATTAAGCGGGTTGTTGAAATTTTAAAACGAGGCGGTTTAATTATTTATCCAACCGATACCGTTTATGGATTAGGGTGTGATATTACCAATGTAAAAGCTTTGGAAAAAATTGCTAGAATTAAAGGTGTCAAGCTAGAAAAGTCAAATTTTTCTTTTATCTGTCACGATTTAAGTAATTTAAGCGATTATGTTAAGCAAATAGACACCACAACTTTTAAAATTTTAAAACGGGCGCTTCCTGGGCCGTACACTTTTATTTTACCAGGAGCAAAATCCCTTCCTTCTGTTTTTAAAAAAAAGAAAACCGTTGGTATTCGTGTGCCTAGTAATAATATAGCGTTGGAAATAGTAAAGCAATTAGGAAACCCTATTATTTCTACATCCATTCGTGATGAAGATGATGTTTTGGAATATACTACAGATCCTGAATTGATTTTTGAAAAATGGGAAAATTTAGTCGATTTGGTTATAGATGCTGGTTATGGTGATAACGTGGCATCTACCGTTATCGATTTATCTGAAGACACACCAATAATAGTGAGAGAAGGAAAAGGTAGTTTAGAGATTTTTTAGAAATCTTTAAACCACCTTTTTTTTGTTTTTGAGTATTAAGCGGATTTTAAATTTCTTGAAAATCGGTTGGACTCCTTACCGCTTATGATAATAGAGTCTGCTTGAAAATATTTTTCAGATTTAATCACATTGATAAGCCAATCCAAATGATTTTTAGATTTTCTTTCAAACTCATAGTGTAATGTCTGTTTCATAGTAAAATTGGTTTTGAAGTAGGCGATTGCCAAAAAATTTCACAAAGAAAAAGTTACGGTAGTTTTGGGTTACTTAAATTTAAAATAATAATTTATTAAAATATTAATTATTCTATAAACGGGATAATATATTGGTTAAACTATTTGTTTACTGTTAAATTATAAGAAATATCCCATTTTATTAACACAAATGATGTTAATTATTGATTCATTTGAAAAAAATATTTTTCATGACATAAGGGAACAAAAAAAGCCCAATCTTAACGATTGGGCTTTTAAATTTTATAGGCTTAAACGATTATCTACCGTCAGCTGCAAGGTTTTTCATTTCCTTGTCAATCATTTCGTAGAATTCATCAATTTTTGGTAAAACAATAATTCTAGTACGTCTATTTTTAGCTCTGTTTTCTGCCGTGTCATTATCTACTAAAGGTTGGAATTCTGAACGACCAGCCGCAATAAGTTGTTTAGGAGCTACACCTAAATCTTCTAATACACGAACAACAGAGGTTGCACGTTTAACACTTAAATCCCAGTTGTCAATAAGTGGAGGTCTGTTGTATGGAACAGGATCTGTATGCGCTTCAACCATACATTCAAATGTAGGCTTCGCTTTTACAACTGTGGCCACTTTTCCTAAAATTTCTTTAGCTCTAGTTGATACGTTGTAACTACCACTTTGGAATAATACTTTATCAGCAATTGAAATAAATACCACACCTTTTTCAACATTAACTTGAATGTCTGGATCGTTGATACCTACTTCTTTCTTTAAACTTGTAACAAGTGCTAACATGACACTGTCTTTTTTGCTAACAGCATCTTGCAATCTAGAAATTCTTAAATCTTTTTCTTTTAAACTTTCAAGAGACTTTTCAACATTGCTAGCACCTTTAGTAGTTAGCATAGTTAAGGCCTCATTACTGATAATAAGATTTTCGTTGGTCTTCTTAAAGTCGGCTAGACGATCTTCTAAACCTTGTGCTTTAGATAAGCAAGAGTTTAACTTTATCGTAGCAGTATTTAATAAATCTTGTGTTTCTTTTTGCTTGGCTTCAAGAGCTGCATATTCTTTCTTGGAAACGCATGAACCTAATAGGAACATGGCGGAAATACTCAATAAAATTAGTTTTTTCATAATACTTAATGTGATTTTAGGTGTTAATTATTAACATACCAAAATTATACAAAAGATTAGTTCATTTGGCATGTATTAACAAAAACTTTAACAAATTTATAAACAATTAGTTTTCAGTATAATAAAGGAAAAACGCAATTGTTTTTAACTTATTTGATTAAGAAATGTGCTCTATAAAATAATGATCATTTTTAAGAGCGATAGGTGCCTTTAATATAATAGTCCCAAACAATCGATTTTGTTTGAAAGTAGCCAGCTTTCTGGTGGAGCACCGCTCGCTTTTTCAGCAGGTTTGGAAGGTTTTTATAAAAACTTAAATGCGCTTTTAATACAGCTAAAATATGCTGAAATTTCAACGTGAATAAAAACATAATGCTGGCAAGTCCATCTAATAAGAGTCGTGTAAAAATTAGGAAGAATAAATTGCCAGACGCATTTTTTGTGATTGTAAATAAACTATTTCTAAAGTTTAAATAGGTTTTTTTTGGGTTGGTATTTTTTAATGTTGCGCCACCTACATGATAAACTGTTGATGTTCCTATATAAACCGTTTTTAAATCTTGATTGAAAGCGCGCCAACATAAGTCAATTTCCTCCATGTGCGCAAAAAACGATTCATCAAAACCGCTTAAATTTTTAAAAACTGATTTTCTGATGAAGAAACAAGCTCCTGATGCCCAAAATATATTGGTCTTGTCATTGTATTGCTTATTGTCTTTTTCAAGAGTATTAAAAACACGTCCACGGCAAAACGGATAACCATATTTATCTATAAAACCGCCTGCTGCGCCAGCATATTCAAAATAAGCCTTGTTTTTAAAATCTAAAATTTTTGGTTGAATGATAGCTGTTTCAGGGTTGTTTTCAAATTCTTCAAGAATCGATTCTAACCAATTTTCTGTCACCTCCACATCCGAATTCAACAAACAATAGATGTCTTCCTCAACCTGTTTTAAAGCGTCATTATAGCCCTTTGCGTAACCACCATTTTCAGAATTTTTGATAATGGTGATTTCTGGAAAGTTCTCCTTTATATAATGGACAGAATCATCGGTAGATGCATTATCGGCAACATAAATATTAGCTTCTTCAGAAAAAGCCATAACGGCTGGCAAAAACTGCTCCAACAGTTTTTGGCCATTCCAATTCAATATAACAACGGCTATTTTCATAGTATTAATCTCTCTAATAATCAGGAATATCTTTTAAAAATGTGTAGCATTCCGCTTTTAAATCCATTTGGCAATAATAATGATTTAAACCATTTGTTACCATTAAATAGGTAGCGTTTAGGGTTAAGTTATATTGTGCAATTTGGTCAAATGTACTTTGATTAATTGGGATGCTGGGCGCTTTACATTCAACAATTAGGTGAATGGTACCATCAGAATTATAAACGACAATATCATAACGTTTCTTTAAATTGTTGACACGCAATTCCTTTTCAACGTTTATAAGCGATTTAGGATAGTTTTTTTCCTGCATTAAAACTTGCAAGCAATGCTGACGAACCCATTCTTCCGGTTGTAAAATCACAAATTTTTTCCGAATAGGATCGAATATAGATACTTTATTTTCGCTATTTTTGAAACGAAACGAAAACTTCGGAAAATTGAGTGCTTGCATAGTTGCCACTTATGGTTTTGCCAAAGTTAACGTTCAATAGTCAAAAACCAAATGCCTTACCACTTTTTTAGGAATAGGTATTTTAAATTTCGAAAAGTCAGCAATTTTGGACGAAGTCAAACAATTAGTAAGCGATATTAAAAACCGGAATTTTAAGCCTATTTATTTTTTAATGGGTGAAGAGCCTTATTATATTGATAAGGTTTCCGATTATATTCAAGAAACCGTTTTAACAGAAGAAGAACGCGGTTTTAACCAAATGGTATTATATGGTCGCGATGTAACTATTGATGAAGTTGTAGGTAATGCTAAACGTTTCCCCATGATGGCGGAATACCAAGTCATTATTGTTAAGGAAGCACAAGATTTATCACGAACGATTGAAAATTTAGTGGAATACGCTAAAAACCCGCAACCTTCAACCATTCTGGTGTTTAATTATAAATATAAAACAATTGACAAACGAAAATCTTTATATAAGGCATTGAATAAAACGGCTCTTGTTTTTGAAAGCAAAAAATTATATGACAACCAAGTGCCGTCTTGGATTAATAAGGTTTTGGCAGGAAAAAACTATAGTATCACGCCAAAAGGAGCGCAGATGTTAACCGAGTTTTTGGGTACAGATTTAAGCAAAATTAGTAATGAATTAGATAAACTGCGAATTGTATTACCAGAAGGTACACAAATTACACCTGAACTAATTGAGGTAAACATAGGAATCAGTAAAGACTATAATAATTTTGAGTTGCACAAAGCAATAGGCTATCGTGATGTGGTAAAAGCGAATAAAATTATCAACTACTTTGGCGAAAACCCAAAGGATAATCCTATGGTTTTAACCGTTGGTTTTTTATATACGTATTTTAGTCGCGTGTTACATTTACATGGATTAAAGGATAAATCATCAAGAAATGTAGCAGCTGCCTTAAAAATATCGCCTTATTTTACAGAGGAATATATAGTTGCGGCTCGTAATTATCCCATGAAAAAGGTCAGTGCTATTATTTCTGATCTTCGTGTTTTTGATGTGAAAGGAAAAGGCGTAGGCGCCAATGCGGTTCCACAAAGCGATTTACTGAAAGAACTTATGGTTCGGATTATGTATTAACAGTTTTTCTTCATTTTAACATCTCAACTTTATCCTTTAACATTTTTTATTAAACTTCCGTTAAATGACGGCTCAAATTCGTTGGGAGCCTAGATATCTATTATATTAAGGTAAACGAATTAATAATCTTAAAAATACTTAAAATGAAGGATTTAAATAAAAAGAGAGTAGCTATATTAGCTACAAATGGTTTTGAAGAAAGTGAATTAAGAGAACCAAAAAAAGCACTAGAAGAAGCAGGAGCTCATGTAGATATTGTGAGTTTAGAATCAGGAACTATAAAATCATGGACTGATGGTAATTGGGGTAAAACCTATACGGTAGATAAAACGTTAGACAATGTATCGCAAAATGATTACAACGCTTTAATGTTACCGGGAGGAGTCATTAATCCTGACGTATTGCGAAAGAATAAAAATGCCGTGAGTTTTGTGAAATCATTTTTTGAAAATCACAAACCCGTTGCAGCAATCTGTCATGCACCTTGGTTATTAGCGGAAGCAGATGTTTTAAAAGGCCGAAAAGTAACATCTTACGGATCTATTAAAACAGATATCATAAATGCTGGCGCGAACTGGGTCGATGAAGAAGTTGTGGTGGATAGTGGTTTAGTAACAAGTCGTTCACCGAAAGATTTACCAGCTTTCAATAAGAAATTAGTGGAAGAAGTTTATGAAGGTAAACATGAAGCACAGATGGCGTAATCTATTTGTCAATCCTATATTAAAAAACGCAAACCTTAAGGTTTGCGTTTTTTTTATGTTTATTCAAACCTGCGTCATGGTGAACTAGTTTCAGAAACCCATCATTTTTTTCTGAATAACGAAAACAAAGAAATTGTACCGACTTTCATAGGCGTATAATTTAACGCCGTATTTGATTTATTATTCTTTCAACTCTTCCAATACCAGGTTATAATCATACTGTAAATCTTCATGTAGGGTTTTAACAATTTTTTCAATCATTAAAATTTGCCTTTCAAAAATATTAGTAAGCGTTACATTTCTTTTTATTGAAGGTGTTATATCTTTTAAGCTTTCACAAAAATAGAGCAGAAGCTCGACTTCCGTTTCCTTTTTTAAGGAATAGCGTGCGTACTTTTTTATGAGTCGCAAGATTTTCCGAACACTTTTTTTGATATAGAAATAACTTGTAGTATTAATGGTTGAAAACTGCAAATCGATTTCGTTTTTAACAGATTCTATATAACCCGTTTCATCATGAGACTCAAATAACAAATAGGTGAGCAACTCCTTATTTTCTTTTTTAAATTTAGACAAGCGCAGCACCAATTCCATTAAATCTTTATCGGATTTATGCTGTAACTCTTTTTTTATGGTAATTACGGAAACGGCTTTCATATTTATTTCTCGTCAACCTTAATACATATAGGCATGGACGGGAATTTTTTAGTTTAATTAAATCAAATCAACCCCTTAAAATGAGGAATCGTTTTATATTGTAAGGGTCAGAATTAGCGTTTATCTAAAGCGTACTTTCCAGGTCCTGCTAAAAATATCACTAGAAATCCAACAAGGTATAAAAGTGCTTTTTCTTTGGTGCCAAAATCATCTTCCCAATGCACAATAAATGCCGCAACAAACATGGTAATGGCTGCCGGTAGCGCCGCTAATTTGGTTTTAAAACCAATGATAATGAGGATAGGAGCAACTACTTCTCCAATAAGGGCTAATATTAATGATAATGTTGGTCCAACTCCAATAGGGTCGCCAAACTCAATAGGACTTGTAAATAAACGTTCAATTTTAGGAATTCCATGAACAAGCATCATTCCAGAGAGTCCAACTCTTAAAATAGCTAAAGCTAAATCGTTGTAATTTTTTGTCAGCATAGGGTCGTTTTTTTTCTGAAGCCAATATAAATAAAAAGCATCATTGTTTTAGTTAGAGCATAAATATAATAAAAACAAAAAGACCTGATTGTTAATTTAAACAATCAGGTCTTTAAAATTA
Above is a window of Bizionia sp. M204 DNA encoding:
- a CDS encoding LytTR family DNA-binding domain-containing protein, producing MKNITAILVDDEISNLKGLQKKIENLFPEIEILGAYQKPEDAIVALEKQEVSILFLDIQMPRINGFELLSKLTAVNFQVIFVTAYSEYAIEAFKKSAIDYVLKPIDNDDLVIAINKALDVIKLKKESANNLKLVNLLEENISKNNKVIIPTQKGISFIPQEEVLHLEGYDGYTKIHIINGVTITSSYNLGKFEKLLSANFFKCHKSHIINLGKVRHFENEGYLVLDNEYRVPISKTNKKAFLNLFN
- a CDS encoding L-threonylcarbamoyladenylate synthase, which gives rise to MAEFIRIYEENPNPKEIKRVVEILKRGGLIIYPTDTVYGLGCDITNVKALEKIARIKGVKLEKSNFSFICHDLSNLSDYVKQIDTTTFKILKRALPGPYTFILPGAKSLPSVFKKKKTVGIRVPSNNIALEIVKQLGNPIISTSIRDEDDVLEYTTDPELIFEKWENLVDLVIDAGYGDNVASTVIDLSEDTPIIVREGKGSLEIF
- a CDS encoding ATP-dependent helicase, whose translation is MEKYLSQLNEAQLAPTLQKDGPMIVIAGAGSGKTRVLTYRIAYLMSQGVDAFNILSLTFTNKAAREMKARIATIVGESEAKNLWMGTFHSVFAKILRFEADKLGYPSNFTIYDTQDSDRLIASIIKEMNLDKEIYKTKQIRSRISSYKNSLITVKAYFQNPELMEADKMARRPRLGEIYKNYVDRCFKAGVMDFDDLLLKTNELLTRFPEVLAKYQDKFRYILVDEYQDTNHSQYLIVRALSDRFQNICVVGDDAQSIYAFRGANINNILNFQKDYEDVKLFRLEQNYRSTKNIVNAANSIIDKNQTKLDKIVWTANDEGAKIKVNRSLTDGDEGRFVASSIFENKMQNQLPNSDFAVLYRTNAQSRSIEDALRKRDIPYRIYGGLSFYQRKEIKDVLSYLRLIINPADEEALKRVINYPARGIGQTTMDRLVVAANGYGKTIFEVLQNIDKVDVNINSGARNKLRDFTTLIESFQVMNQTANAFDLAEHVTKASGLIRELNKDSTPEGVARMENIEELLNGIKDFVEGQKEIADATASLAEFLEDVALATDLDADKGDADHVALMTIHLAKGLEFPYVYIVGLEEDLFPSAMSMGTRSELEEERRLFYVALTRAEKQAYLTYALSRYRWGKLIDSDPSRFIEEIDEQYLDIITPIEERRFNPMLDADIFGDPEPNKVRFKKPVQPTFKKKGAPVSKVVKKELPTSKNLKPVSQTKGNTNLFDGKLAVGNMVEHLRFGKGEVLKIEGAGGDTKAEIKFNNGGVKKLLLRFAKLEVIG
- a CDS encoding alpha/beta hydrolase, which gives rise to MLFIMKTIHSLLLCSLTVLLVFSCDSDDETSQGSNLNSAAYYEKLNVSYGNSIHQKFDIYLPANRTLDTNVMILIHGGGWSAGDKNDMNGFRDYIKNEFPNMGIVNMNYRLADANNQPYPMQINDITAVINYLKNEREFYVIDNDFAFVGVSAGAHLALLWSYAFDTGSDIDMVCSIVGPTNLADPAYLNNTNPELQALLDLYGLDASIEFLEEASPYHRATASAPPTILFYGGMDPLIPVSQGTDMHAKLDNLGVTNEFTLYPNAGHGWIGLELLDSTIKLKAFMQTHFD
- a CDS encoding FMN-binding glutamate synthase family protein, whose translation is MNAFLDFLGNISWWMWIIIALILVAIRDVFFQRRHTISHNFPIVGHFRYMLEKIGPELRQYLVANNREELPFNRIERSWIYASAKKQNNYEGFGTDRDIYAHQHIFINNAMMPFKIPENHPHTIDPTFLPCAKVMGLYNNRRKPYRPASVINVSAMSFGSLSAKAVESMNKGVKMADAYHNTGEGGLSPYHSHGGDVVFHFGTGYFGVRSDDGTFSMEKLIALVEKNPFVKAIEIKLSQGAKPGKGGVLPGAKITQEISDIRHVPLGKDVLSPPTHSAFSNVPEMMVFIEQIAEATGLPVGIKAAIGKLEQWEELADIMVKTGKGPDFITVDGGEGGTGAAPPSFADHVSLPWVFGFSDLYKVFKNRNLTERIVFVGSGKLGFPAKAAMAFAMGADCINVAREAMMSIGCIQAQVCHTNRCPAGVATQNKWLQSGIDPTLKSERLAQYFKTFRKEFIEITHAAGYEHPCQFKMSDVAVNVDDQTLTKELDRTYMYNKTVVPFKSVQDLKDCQYLGGFKA